In Planococcus shixiaomingii, the DNA window AAACTAATGACCTTTTTAATCATGGTGGCGTTTGTCCTTGTGGGGTGCCAAAATTACAGCGAAGAAGGAGAAGGTACGCAGTCTACAGATACTCCAGCACCGGCAGCCAATGAAAATTTCGATGACAAAGTGTTCAATTTTGCAACGAATGAAGATATTCCGCAGCTTGATCCGCATGGTTCAGCGGCAAACACTGCATTCCGGGCAACATATATGCTGTATGACCGATTATTTACGTTTGAAGGATCTTCCACTGAACCGCAGCCAATGCTAGCCGAAAGCTATGAAGTGTCTGATGATGGAACAGAATACACGTTCAATTTAGTGAAAAATGCAACATTCCATGACGGTTCACCTGTTACTGCTGAAGCGGTGCAGTATTCGTTTACACGTGCCATTGATGTCGGCAAATCTGCAGCAGGTATTTTCAATAAAGTCATTGACAAAGACAGCTTTGAAATCATTGACGACCATACGATCAAAATTACGTTGAAGCAGCCATTTGCGCCGTTCATTAGTACGTTAGGAACTGTTTACGCAAATATTCTTAATCCTAATTTAGAAGAAAATCATGGAGATGATTTAGGAGAAAGTTTCCTTGCGGAAGCGGAAGTAGGCTCCGGCCCTTATACGCTTGAAAGTTGGGATCGCGGAGAAAAATTGGTCATGAAAGCAAACCCGGATTATTGGGGTGGTGCGCCTACAATGGAAACGGTGAATATCAATTTTGTTTCTGAAGCTTCCACAGCGCGCCTAATGCTTGAAAAAGGAGAAATTGATTTAATTGACAACTCGATGATTTCACCTGAAGTCCTTAGCCAAATGGAAGGAACTGACGGAGTCGAAATCGTTAAAGCTACAGGTTATCAAATTGATTACATGCCGATGAATATTGAGAGCGGTCCATTGTCTGATGTCAAAGTCCGACAAGCCATTGCCCACAGCATCAACTACGATGCATTGCTTGAAAGTGTTTATTTAGGACAAGCGGAACGCATTGTAGGAGCAGTTCCAAAAGGGATGTTCGGTTTTAATCCGGATGCGAAACTTTATGAATACGATTTAGATAAAGCGAAAGCTTTGCTCGAAGAAGCGGGGCAAGCGGAAGGCCTCACGTTAGAAATCGCCATTTCTGAAAATGACGAAGTCCGCAGCAACACCGCTTTGCTATTGCAGTCAGATTTGGAAAAAGTGGGTGTAACGCTCGACATCAAGACGTATGCATGGCCGACGTTCTTAGATCTCGTCACAAGCGGGAAGCATGACTTCGGTTTGGTTTCTTGGACGCCGGATTATCCGGATCCGGATTACAACCTTTGGTATTTCGCCCATTCATCCAGTAAAGGGCCAGGATTCAACTTAGCGTTTTATGAAAACAGCGAAGTGGATGGGTTATTGGAAGAAGCAAGAACCAATACGGACGAAACTTTGCGTGAAAATAACTACAAAGAAATCCAAAATATCATGGCTGAAGAAGTGCCGTATATTTTCGTGGCTCAGCCAAAATTGCAAGCGGCAGCCAGAACTTGGGTGAAAAATTATGAGCTTAACCCTATGAACGTTTGGTATGTACCGTTCCATAAAATTACAAAAGAACAGTAATGAGAAATGGGAGCGGTTGTGAAAACAGCCGCCCCCTTTTTAAGAAAATACAAAGGTGCTTAAAAAGATGAAGGGATGATAGAGATGACTGTTCAATGGGAAATAGGTTCTTTAAGGGCTGCTCCTGGAGAAAAGATTAAAGACTATTTAACGCTTCCGTCTATAGAAGAAAAGCTGCCGGCCTTTTTGGTCAACGGTTCAAAAGATGGTCCAAGGGTTCTCGTATTAGGCGGCATTCATGGCTGTGAATATACTTCGATTGATGCAGCCCAAAAAGTCGGTGCGAGCCTGGAACCCACACAAGTAAAAGGCAAAATCATTGTTCTGCCAATTGCAAATCCGGCTTCTTTTTACGCACGCAGCATTTATGTTCATCCACGGGATCAAAAAAACTTGAACCGCATGTTTCCAGGAAATCAAAATGGCACAGATGCTGAGCGATTGGCGTATTGGCTTAATGAACTGGTGTTCAAACAAGTGGATTATATCATCGATTTGCACGGCGGCGACATGATCGAAGCGCTGGTGCCTTTTTCAATTTATCACGTCACCGAAGATGAAAAAGTTTTGACGGCTTCAAAAGAAATGGCGTCTTTATTTGAAATTGACTATGTAATCGGCAGCAGCGGCCAAGTGCCGGGGTCTACATATGGATGTGCGGCGGAACAAGGCATTCCGGCTATTATTGCTGAAGCGGGCCAGCAAGGAATTTTAAGTGAAGAACATTCAGTGCTTCTTCAAGACGGTGTGAAAAACATTCTAGTTTCTCTTGGCGTTTTGGAGGGGGAAGTGAAAAAAAGCGAATCTACTTACATCTCCGTCTTTGATTGGTATCGTTCCGATTTCAAAGGGCTTTGGTATCCGGCGGTTTTAATCGGCGATACGGTGAAAAAAGGGCAAGTACTGGGCAAACTGACAAATGAATTTGGCGAAACGGTTAAAGAAGTCGTATCTCATACAGAAGGCGTGGTTCTCTTCTTGGTCAGCTCGCTCGCCATAAATGATAACGATCCATTACTTGCAGTGGGGGCATGATGAAATGGTTTCCTTACTAGACTTATCGCTTCTTGAAGTGGCAGCTCTTTACAGGAAGAAAGAAGCTTCCCCGGTGGAAGTAGTGACAAAAACATTTGAACGTCTTCAGAAATTAGAGCCACAGCTCAACGCATTTATTACAACAATGGAAGAAGCAGCTTTAACGCGGGCACGCCAATCAGAAAAACGGTTTTTGCAAAATGAGTCGCTTCACCTGTTGGAGGGTATTCCATACTCGGCCAAAGACTTGTTCTATAAAAAAGATTCTCTGACCACATGTGCATCGCGGATTTTGAAAGATTTCATGCCCGGCTACTCGGCGACTGTACTGACCAAGCTTTACCAAAGTGGCGCCATCTTAATCGGAAAAAACAATATGCTGGAATTTGCTTATGGCGTTGTTCATCCCGACTACGGCCAAACAAACAATCCGTGGGACGTTTCCAAAACATCCGGTGGTTCCTCCAGCGGATCGGTGGCGGCAGTTGCCAGTGGTGTCGGCTATTTTTCGTTAGGCAGCGATACGGGCGGCTCGATTCGGATTCCAGCGTCCTACTGCGGAGCGGTCGGCTTAAAACCGACGCGTGGGTTGGTCAGCACCTATGGAGTTTTTCCGTTATCGTGGTCGCTTGATCATGCTGGCCCGATCACTCGGACTGCTACAGATGCAGCTGCTGTTCTTAGCACAATTGCCGGTTTTGATCCGAAAGACCCACACTCCCAAAAGGGCAGTATAAGCGCTTTTGACATGGGAAGTTTTGGGACCTCGGTTGCCCCAAAGCGCGTAGGTGTGTTGCCGGATCATAAATTAAAAACGCTTGAACCGGATGTTCAGAAAGTTTATGAAAAAACGTTGAACACCGTGCGGGGGCTCGGATGGGAACTTGTCGAATTTGAAGTTCAAGATTGGGACCGGACGGAAGAAATTGTGCTGAATGTCTTGTTGCCGGAAGCTGCCCACATCCATCAAAAATGGATCCATCGAAAGGAAGACTATGCAGAAATGACGTATCGGCAAATTGAATCCGGCATGAAGAAAAAAGCGATTGATTATTTGAACGGATTAAGGGATTTGCGCCGATATACCGAGGCTGTTTCAACCCTATTCAAAAGTGTCGACGTCATTTTGACGCCAACCGTCGCTTTTCCCGCGCCAGCAGAAGATCCTGAAATCGGCAGCGAGGAAATGGATGAAATGATGTTTACAGGACCGTTTAATATTTCCGGCCATCCTGCAGTGTCATTGAACATGGGATTTACACGCAATGGTTTGCCTGTTGGCATGCAGCTGGTCGGCCAGCATTTCGGCGATATGGAATTACTGCAAATCGCTTATCGATTGGAGCAGACAAGAGAAACGAAATTGCCGCCTGTTCTTGAGAGATTCCAGCAGAAAAACGAGTAAGCCAAGAGGAGAATGCCGATAATTATGGACATGATGACGATGAATTTAAACCAGTTTAAAGAATTTCAAAAAACAGCCAATACAGTGCTTGTGCCGATTGGCATGATTGAAGCCCACGGCCCGCACTGTGCTCTCGGGACGGATGTACTCATTCCGCGTGAATTTGTCCGGCGTTTGGAAGAAAGAGTAGGCGATAAAATCTTAATGGCGCCGGAAGTGACCTACGGCCATTCGTGGGGCCTCGCAGCTTTCGCGGGAACAATCGATGTCTCGGCCGAAGCGTTTTCAAACTATGTCTTTGACATTTGCAAAGGATTCCAGAGAAACGGCTTTAAAAATATTATTTTATTCAATGGCCATGGCGGCAATATTTCCAGTTTGGATATTGTGACGGAAAAACTTGCAGATTTAAATGTGCGAACGCTGACCATCAATTGGTATTTGGATTACCGGGAAGATATTAAACAAATCACACCGGATCCTGGGCATGCTGGAGAAGATGAAACGGCTATGGTACTGGCCATCAATGAAACCTATGCTTTTACAGAAGGCGTAGGCAGCCACGAAATACCACTGCCAAAACGGTTTCGTTTTAAAGATGGCGGAAAAACGCTTTATCCGGAAGCTTTTTCCGGCAATGCAGAAGCGGCAACCGCAGAAAAAGGCGAGCAATTATATGAAATGATGATGAAGCTAATTGTGGAAGATATTCAAAAGCTGTGGGAGCTTGAACGAAAACAAGGGGGACGAGCAGATGGTGTTGCGCTGGACTTCTGAACCGGTCGGAGACGCGATTGTTGATATTGTATTGAGTTTGAATGAACAAGCGCTCAAACTGCATAGCCAAGAAGTGGCTACAGCCAGCTATAGCCATATTAAACCATCACTTTCCAGCTTGGATTTTATTGGGCGGAAAATTGATGAAGTAGAGCGGGAGATTCAAGAACTCGAGGGACATCCAGGACGCTACTTGCGCTCGATGGTCAACGCCTTTCGCTATTTTGGCCGCAGCCTACAAGGGGATGCGCTGCCCTATTCAGAATATATCCGAAACATACAGGAATTGCCGACAGCACTTATAACAGAAGAAACGATGAGAAAGCAAAAGCAGGTGGTCGAAGAAGGGCTCACGAATCTGGGGTATAAAGGGGCGTTTAAAGAAAAAGCGGACAAGTGGCACACAGACACGCTGATTTCTCCAGACCAAGTTATTGCGGTCGCCGAATCCATGAGAGAAAAAAGCAAAGAAGGCACATTAAAGCGGGTCGTTTTATTGCCCGAAGAAGATGGCATCGACTGGATCAAGCCGATTACCGGGGTCTTTTGGAGCGGCTACTCAAAATACACCGGAGATTACCGAGGCAATTTAACGTTTAATATCGATCGTCCATGGACAGAACCGGTGTTGGCCCAAATCATGTGCCACGAAGGTTATCCCGGCCATCAAGCTTTTTATTGCCGCTGGGATTATTTGTACCAGCAAGGAAAATTGCCGATAGAAGCATCTTATTATTTGATCAACAGTCCGACAAATGCCTTGTTTGAAGGCGGTCCGGAAAGCGCTTTGCATTTTTTAGGGTGGGACCGGGAGGAAGAAGAAACAGAAGGCATTGCGTCTAGTGCAAAGCAGCAATACAAACTGGCCCGCGATTACATCGACATGCAAAGAATGGCGCAAACCAATGCCTGCTTCTTGTTCAACGATGGTGAGATCGACAAAGCAGAAGCGGTCGAATACATGAAGAAAGAAGGCAATTTGGGGGAAGTCGAAGCGAACAATTGCCATCGCTTTTTCTCGGATCCGATTCAGAAAACCTATTATCCGGCTTATTATTACGGCCGCTGGATGGTCGGCAAAGCGTATGATGCGGTCGCCAAGGAAAACCGCGCCGCCTATTTCACAGAACTTTACGATACGCCTCATACAACGCAGACATTTATCGATGCGGTGAGTAAAATGACGGGAACCGAATTCC includes these proteins:
- a CDS encoding ABC transporter substrate-binding protein; translation: MKIKAHWLKLMTFLIMVAFVLVGCQNYSEEGEGTQSTDTPAPAANENFDDKVFNFATNEDIPQLDPHGSAANTAFRATYMLYDRLFTFEGSSTEPQPMLAESYEVSDDGTEYTFNLVKNATFHDGSPVTAEAVQYSFTRAIDVGKSAAGIFNKVIDKDSFEIIDDHTIKITLKQPFAPFISTLGTVYANILNPNLEENHGDDLGESFLAEAEVGSGPYTLESWDRGEKLVMKANPDYWGGAPTMETVNINFVSEASTARLMLEKGEIDLIDNSMISPEVLSQMEGTDGVEIVKATGYQIDYMPMNIESGPLSDVKVRQAIAHSINYDALLESVYLGQAERIVGAVPKGMFGFNPDAKLYEYDLDKAKALLEEAGQAEGLTLEIAISENDEVRSNTALLLQSDLEKVGVTLDIKTYAWPTFLDLVTSGKHDFGLVSWTPDYPDPDYNLWYFAHSSSKGPGFNLAFYENSEVDGLLEEARTNTDETLRENNYKEIQNIMAEEVPYIFVAQPKLQAAARTWVKNYELNPMNVWYVPFHKITKEQ
- a CDS encoding M14 family metallopeptidase, producing the protein MTVQWEIGSLRAAPGEKIKDYLTLPSIEEKLPAFLVNGSKDGPRVLVLGGIHGCEYTSIDAAQKVGASLEPTQVKGKIIVLPIANPASFYARSIYVHPRDQKNLNRMFPGNQNGTDAERLAYWLNELVFKQVDYIIDLHGGDMIEALVPFSIYHVTEDEKVLTASKEMASLFEIDYVIGSSGQVPGSTYGCAAEQGIPAIIAEAGQQGILSEEHSVLLQDGVKNILVSLGVLEGEVKKSESTYISVFDWYRSDFKGLWYPAVLIGDTVKKGQVLGKLTNEFGETVKEVVSHTEGVVLFLVSSLAINDNDPLLAVGA
- a CDS encoding amidase — translated: MVSLLDLSLLEVAALYRKKEASPVEVVTKTFERLQKLEPQLNAFITTMEEAALTRARQSEKRFLQNESLHLLEGIPYSAKDLFYKKDSLTTCASRILKDFMPGYSATVLTKLYQSGAILIGKNNMLEFAYGVVHPDYGQTNNPWDVSKTSGGSSSGSVAAVASGVGYFSLGSDTGGSIRIPASYCGAVGLKPTRGLVSTYGVFPLSWSLDHAGPITRTATDAAAVLSTIAGFDPKDPHSQKGSISAFDMGSFGTSVAPKRVGVLPDHKLKTLEPDVQKVYEKTLNTVRGLGWELVEFEVQDWDRTEEIVLNVLLPEAAHIHQKWIHRKEDYAEMTYRQIESGMKKKAIDYLNGLRDLRRYTEAVSTLFKSVDVILTPTVAFPAPAEDPEIGSEEMDEMMFTGPFNISGHPAVSLNMGFTRNGLPVGMQLVGQHFGDMELLQIAYRLEQTRETKLPPVLERFQQKNE
- a CDS encoding creatininase family protein; its protein translation is MPIIMDMMTMNLNQFKEFQKTANTVLVPIGMIEAHGPHCALGTDVLIPREFVRRLEERVGDKILMAPEVTYGHSWGLAAFAGTIDVSAEAFSNYVFDICKGFQRNGFKNIILFNGHGGNISSLDIVTEKLADLNVRTLTINWYLDYREDIKQITPDPGHAGEDETAMVLAINETYAFTEGVGSHEIPLPKRFRFKDGGKTLYPEAFSGNAEAATAEKGEQLYEMMMKLIVEDIQKLWELERKQGGRADGVALDF